A single window of Vibrio campbellii CAIM 519 = NBRC 15631 = ATCC 25920 DNA harbors:
- a CDS encoding AAA family ATPase, with protein sequence MHKTNFETLQSYLESQIIGQHDLVKQLLIALLADGHILVEGPPGLAKTRAVKSLSDCVEGDFHRIQFTPDLLPADLTGTDIFRPETGEFTFQSGPIFNSLILADEINRAPAKVQAAMLEAMAEKQVTAGRNTYALPELFLVMATQNPIEQEGTYPLPEAQLDRFLLHLDVDYPDAEHELAILRINRGEAKGEAAIERPSLSQEDIFTARKEVLNIHMADAIEQYIVRLVMATRQPSDYDSELAKWLSMGVSPRATIALDRCARAHAWLAGRDFVSPEDVQAMAYPVLRHRLLLSYHAQAEGITANQVIDKLLNLVGSA encoded by the coding sequence ATGCACAAAACAAACTTCGAAACTCTTCAAAGCTACTTAGAGTCTCAGATCATTGGTCAGCATGATCTCGTTAAACAGCTACTTATTGCTCTACTTGCCGATGGGCATATCTTGGTTGAAGGCCCTCCAGGATTGGCTAAGACCCGTGCGGTGAAATCCCTATCGGATTGTGTAGAAGGTGATTTCCACCGTATTCAGTTCACACCAGACCTACTGCCAGCCGATTTGACGGGTACCGATATCTTCCGTCCAGAAACGGGCGAATTTACCTTCCAGTCCGGTCCTATTTTCAACTCACTGATCCTTGCTGATGAGATCAACCGTGCGCCAGCTAAAGTGCAAGCTGCAATGCTTGAAGCAATGGCTGAGAAGCAAGTGACAGCAGGACGAAACACATACGCACTCCCAGAGCTATTCTTGGTGATGGCGACGCAAAACCCAATCGAGCAAGAAGGTACTTACCCGCTGCCAGAAGCACAGCTCGACCGTTTCTTGTTGCACCTTGATGTGGACTACCCAGATGCGGAACACGAGTTGGCTATCTTGCGCATCAACCGTGGTGAGGCAAAAGGCGAAGCGGCGATTGAACGCCCAAGCTTGAGCCAAGAAGACATCTTCACCGCACGCAAAGAGGTGCTCAACATCCACATGGCAGACGCAATCGAGCAATACATCGTTCGTCTTGTGATGGCGACTCGACAGCCAAGCGATTACGACTCAGAGCTTGCGAAGTGGCTATCTATGGGTGTGAGTCCACGTGCGACGATTGCGCTTGACCGTTGTGCTCGCGCTCATGCGTGGCTGGCAGGTCGTGACTTTGTCTCACCAGAAGATGTTCAAGCCATGGCTTACCCTGTACTACGCCATCGTCTGCTGCTTAGCTACCACGCTCAAGCAGAAGGCATTACAGCAAATCAGGTTATCGACAAGCTTCTTAACCTTGTAGGTAGCGCATAA
- a CDS encoding DUF58 domain-containing protein has product MSASYALPPHANGVTLTLEELLQYRTQSVRWLPPAQSIWSQMSGNHTSRQKGRGMDFMEVRQYQAGDDIRSIDWRVTARTGKAHTKLFAEDKEQAVILYIDLSPSMRFGSQYVLKSVQMAHFASVLIWLTLAKKDRIGAVIDDGSQCIEFRPSSLQKQGLRILDAIVNTHNQLLTNQQADSTRTLPYMNAIETLHNLTPKGSELILLSDFAQVEEKELVQLRRLKQHNSVRAVQFYDPLERGETDFRGQAKASDGHRSQWFNFGSKGQRQALESHFVKHQQAIKQQCHSMAIPFNSLSSGLPLVQQLS; this is encoded by the coding sequence ATGTCTGCATCATATGCATTGCCACCTCATGCGAATGGGGTGACATTAACCCTTGAAGAGCTGCTTCAATATCGCACTCAATCGGTTCGTTGGTTGCCACCAGCACAGAGTATTTGGTCGCAAATGAGTGGTAACCATACCAGCCGTCAAAAAGGTCGTGGTATGGACTTCATGGAAGTGCGCCAATACCAAGCGGGTGATGACATTCGCAGCATCGATTGGCGAGTCACGGCTCGAACGGGAAAAGCGCACACCAAGTTGTTTGCTGAAGACAAAGAGCAAGCGGTGATCTTGTACATCGACTTGAGCCCAAGCATGCGCTTTGGATCGCAATATGTATTGAAGTCAGTTCAAATGGCACACTTCGCTAGCGTCTTGATTTGGCTGACGTTAGCCAAGAAAGACCGCATCGGCGCGGTGATAGATGATGGTTCCCAGTGTATTGAGTTCCGCCCTTCTTCTTTACAAAAGCAAGGGCTGAGAATTCTTGACGCGATAGTGAATACTCACAATCAATTGCTTACGAATCAACAAGCTGACAGCACACGTACGCTGCCTTACATGAACGCAATTGAAACGCTACACAACCTAACGCCGAAAGGCAGTGAGCTTATTCTGCTGAGTGATTTTGCTCAAGTTGAGGAGAAAGAGCTGGTTCAATTGCGTCGATTAAAGCAACACAACAGCGTTCGTGCAGTGCAGTTTTATGATCCTCTTGAGCGAGGCGAAACCGACTTCCGAGGCCAGGCGAAAGCATCCGATGGTCATCGAAGTCAGTGGTTTAATTTCGGTTCGAAAGGACAGCGCCAAGCGTTGGAATCTCATTTCGTTAAGCATCAGCAAGCCATCAAACAGCAGTGTCATTCGATGGCGATTCCATTTAACAGCCTGTCGAGCGGGTTACCGTTGGTTCAGCAGTTAAGCTAA
- a CDS encoding DUF4381 domain-containing protein, translated as MTTNNQSLNLEPLILPNAPDWFPLAWGWWAVLGGVILSILIVVLYLRWRTKRLVAKKTALKLLTNPITPHTPSSALEVLRQAALSYFPREEIAPLTGSAWYEFLDSYTKETRFVDKQQQWQAALYQKSGHEQHQDLIDDCAYWIATALPPKKKAKTRD; from the coding sequence ATGACAACGAATAATCAAAGCCTAAACCTTGAACCTTTAATCCTGCCAAATGCACCAGATTGGTTCCCACTTGCTTGGGGATGGTGGGCTGTTCTGGGCGGTGTAATTCTCTCCATCTTAATCGTCGTACTGTACTTAAGATGGCGTACAAAGCGTCTTGTGGCCAAGAAGACCGCATTGAAACTGTTGACCAATCCGATCACACCACACACACCGTCTTCTGCATTAGAGGTTCTTCGTCAAGCGGCTTTGAGTTACTTCCCTCGTGAAGAAATCGCGCCATTAACAGGTTCTGCTTGGTACGAGTTTCTTGATAGTTACACCAAAGAAACTCGATTTGTCGATAAACAACAACAGTGGCAAGCGGCGCTGTATCAAAAATCAGGTCACGAACAGCATCAAGATCTGATTGATGATTGTGCATACTGGATTGCGACCGCATTGCCACCAAAGAAAAAGGCAAAAACTCGTGACTGA